In Candidatus Eremiobacteraceae bacterium, a single genomic region encodes these proteins:
- the mqnC gene encoding cyclic dehypoxanthinyl futalosine synthase, with amino-acid sequence MSDVDVLLERAANGGRLSLDEGIALYREAPLHDLGAAAHRRRTQLHPGDEVSYVIDTTINYTNICDVHCTFCAFFRPEGHAEGYTMTREQVLERVRWAVDQGATQIMIQGGVNPELPIAYYVDLFRAVGQRFPGADIHSLSTSEICGIAKREQMSIEDVLVMLRAAGLKSLPGAGAEILVDRVRKRISARKIDDDRWIEVMRVAQRLGMPTTATMMFGSVETDAERIQHLDVIRRLQDEMGGFTAFIPWYYVPFKTPLKGKEATGLEYLRVLAISRLYLDNVPHLQSSWLTPGLKLGQLGLMFGCDDMGGTILEEKVVTLAGSTNTANRAELERAIRQLGYKPVVRDTYFNKRDFALATA; translated from the coding sequence ATGTCTGACGTCGACGTCCTGCTCGAGCGCGCCGCGAACGGCGGCCGCCTCTCGCTCGACGAAGGCATCGCGCTCTATCGCGAGGCGCCTCTGCACGATCTCGGCGCGGCAGCCCACCGCCGGCGCACCCAGCTGCATCCGGGCGACGAAGTCTCGTACGTGATCGACACGACGATCAACTACACGAACATCTGCGACGTGCACTGCACGTTCTGCGCGTTCTTCCGCCCAGAGGGCCACGCTGAAGGCTACACGATGACGCGCGAGCAGGTGCTTGAGCGCGTGCGCTGGGCCGTCGATCAAGGCGCCACTCAGATCATGATCCAGGGCGGCGTCAATCCGGAACTGCCGATCGCGTACTACGTCGATCTGTTCCGCGCGGTCGGACAGCGCTTTCCAGGGGCGGACATCCACTCGCTCTCGACCAGCGAGATCTGCGGCATCGCCAAGCGCGAACAGATGTCGATCGAAGACGTGCTGGTCATGCTGCGCGCGGCGGGCTTGAAGTCGCTGCCGGGCGCCGGCGCGGAGATCCTGGTCGACCGCGTGCGCAAACGCATTTCTGCGCGCAAGATCGACGACGACCGCTGGATCGAGGTCATGCGCGTCGCCCAGCGCCTCGGCATGCCGACGACCGCCACCATGATGTTCGGCTCGGTCGAGACCGACGCCGAGCGCATCCAGCATCTCGACGTCATCCGCCGTCTGCAGGACGAGATGGGCGGCTTCACCGCCTTCATTCCATGGTACTACGTGCCGTTCAAGACGCCGCTCAAAGGCAAAGAGGCCACGGGGCTCGAGTACCTGCGCGTGCTCGCGATCAGCCGCCTGTACCTGGACAACGTGCCGCACCTGCAGTCGTCATGGCTCACGCCAGGACTCAAGCTCGGGCAGCTCGGGTTGATGTTCGGCTGCGACGACATGGGCGGAACGATCCTCGAGGAGAAGGTCGTGACGCTGGCTGGCAGCACCAATACCGCCAATCGGGCGGAACTGGAGCGCGCGATCCGCCAGCTGGGCTACAAGCCCGTCGTGCGCGACACGTACTTCAACAAGCGCGACTTCGCGCTCGCGACCGCCTGA
- a CDS encoding menaquinone biosynthesis protein: MSDERLVRCGRISYTNDLPVYAAFDAGALAFPGTLRAGVPTELNRSLLDGSLDISPISSFFYAQHPRELQMLPDVCIGSRREVVSICCISAQPIRRLDGTAVAVTKDSATGRALLDIICRGAHGFAVQYVESDDPLAHYREGGACLLIGDAAIDASLTAPPEHVYDLGLLWHEMTGADMVYAVWAAPAEFIRKHPRDVSKVLSALRGSLSWSADHMGQVVRMAQASHARPPGFYESYYKTLNYSFDDDAWNGLKTFVSLAAALGVLDIESMELRAPAARQVLYHV; this comes from the coding sequence ATGTCCGACGAACGCCTCGTGCGCTGCGGGCGCATCAGTTACACCAACGATCTGCCGGTCTACGCAGCCTTCGATGCCGGCGCGCTCGCGTTCCCGGGTACGCTGCGCGCAGGCGTGCCGACCGAGCTGAACCGCTCGCTGCTGGACGGCTCGCTCGACATCAGCCCGATCTCTTCATTCTTCTATGCGCAGCACCCGCGCGAGCTGCAGATGCTGCCCGACGTCTGCATCGGCTCGCGGCGCGAGGTCGTGAGCATCTGCTGCATCAGCGCGCAGCCCATCCGTCGGCTCGACGGCACTGCCGTCGCCGTCACCAAGGACTCTGCCACCGGCCGGGCCCTGCTCGATATCATCTGCCGTGGCGCGCACGGTTTCGCCGTGCAGTACGTCGAGTCGGACGACCCGCTCGCGCACTATCGAGAAGGCGGCGCATGCTTGCTGATCGGCGATGCTGCGATCGACGCTTCTCTGACGGCGCCGCCCGAGCACGTGTATGACCTCGGTCTGCTGTGGCATGAGATGACGGGCGCCGACATGGTGTACGCGGTGTGGGCGGCCCCCGCGGAGTTCATCAGGAAGCATCCGCGCGACGTGTCGAAGGTGTTGAGCGCGCTGCGCGGCTCGCTCAGCTGGAGTGCGGATCATATGGGGCAAGTCGTCCGAATGGCGCAGGCGTCGCATGCACGGCCGCCCGGATTTTACGAATCGTACTATAAGACGCTGAACTATTCGTTTGACGACGACGCGTGGAACGGTCTGAAGACGTTCGTCTCGCTGGCGGCCGCGCTCGGCGTGCTCGATATCGAATCGATGGAACTTCGCGCTCCGGCGGCCCGCCAGGTGCTCTACCATGTCTGA
- a CDS encoding CofH family radical SAM protein — MPDTRLCAIADKVRAHQPLDRADGMYLFTRAPFHEVGKLAHEVRTAKNGRRAYYVFKRYLNTTNVCYADCKFCSFAAWEKDPRAYRWTAEEILDKACAEPADYDELHIVGGHDPKQTSLEFWLPVIEAMHERIPQVQLALFTAAEIDYMCKRAKCSYEEGLTRLRDAGVTSLNGGGAEILVKRVRDLVCPRKATAEEWLEVHRVAHRIGMKTNCTMLYGHVETLEERVEHLARLRELQDETGGFKCFVPLAFHPEENELHEYGWTGGVDDLRTIAVSRLMLDNIDHIKAYWISYGIKMAQLGLNFGADDIDGPVNNEQRIYRDAGSKTDQGTPLSDLKRAIEEAGFEPTRRNLLYRVLEPA, encoded by the coding sequence ATGCCCGACACTCGTCTCTGTGCGATCGCGGACAAAGTGCGCGCGCACCAGCCGCTCGACCGCGCCGACGGCATGTACCTATTCACGCGTGCGCCGTTCCACGAGGTCGGCAAGCTCGCCCACGAGGTCCGGACCGCCAAGAACGGGCGGCGCGCGTACTACGTCTTCAAGCGCTATCTCAACACGACCAATGTCTGCTACGCGGACTGCAAGTTCTGCTCGTTCGCGGCGTGGGAGAAAGATCCGCGCGCGTATCGCTGGACCGCCGAGGAGATCCTCGATAAAGCGTGCGCCGAACCGGCGGATTACGACGAGCTGCATATCGTCGGCGGCCACGACCCCAAGCAGACCAGCCTCGAATTCTGGTTGCCCGTCATCGAGGCGATGCACGAGCGCATCCCGCAGGTCCAGTTGGCGCTGTTCACCGCAGCTGAGATCGACTACATGTGCAAGCGCGCGAAGTGCTCCTACGAGGAAGGCCTGACGCGCCTGCGCGACGCGGGCGTCACCTCGCTCAACGGCGGCGGCGCGGAGATCCTCGTCAAGCGCGTGCGCGACCTGGTCTGCCCGCGCAAGGCGACGGCCGAAGAGTGGCTGGAGGTGCATCGCGTCGCGCACCGCATCGGCATGAAGACGAATTGCACGATGCTGTACGGCCACGTCGAGACGCTCGAGGAGCGCGTCGAGCATCTCGCGCGCTTGCGCGAGCTGCAAGACGAGACCGGCGGTTTCAAATGCTTCGTGCCGCTCGCGTTCCATCCAGAGGAGAACGAGCTGCACGAGTACGGTTGGACCGGCGGCGTCGACGATTTGCGCACCATCGCCGTCTCGCGCCTCATGCTCGACAATATCGACCACATCAAGGCGTATTGGATATCCTACGGCATCAAGATGGCCCAGCTCGGCTTGAACTTCGGCGCGGACGACATCGACGGGCCGGTCAACAACGAGCAGCGCATCTATCGCGACGCGGGCAGCAAGACCGATCAGGGCACGCCGTTGTCGGACCTCAAGCGCGCGATCGAAGAGGCCGGCTTCGAGCCCACGCGGCGCAACCTGCTCTACCGCGTGCTCGAGCCTGCCTGA
- a CDS encoding DNA translocase FtsK 4TM domain-containing protein, whose translation MAKTTLMKRTKAARSRRVDPLPGLTLNFEILGVALYVMAGLLAIALINAPRAGVFGALANATMHAWFGGAAWLAVLALTVIASIIFLEIHVPKIMAAFAACAAGAFLALAGFFGMAGAGGLVGDAIAHGLSALFGIAGANIVLGFVVVACIVTPTGISLKRVLGSVGSSLATAASGLADTTREALRRSKDANDAAHERRLEEESRQIARTPDAPAPLPTEPSAEVAAEAAAPADAIEPLVVIEPAAVQSSAVDTQAPPSETLEAAEPAPPVRAEARAKTPRGVQRSEGGYRLPDFALFNPPEKRVQSEASAAMLLEETLASFGIAGKVTHIERGPSVTRYEITPGRGVKVSAIKSLSDNIQLALAAHSVRIEAPIPGKAAVGIEVPNSAVSTVAIREILDHVPKGEGTLYFGLGKDITGRPIVADLTRMPHLLVAGATGAGKSVCLNVILASLLATCTPDQVQMLLVDPKRVELAEYNGIPHLIADCITDPKLAAGALYELTKEMDARYERFAQAGVRKIEEFNLARPAERLPYIVVAIDELADLMLVAPTRVETSICRIAQLARATGIHLVIATQRPSVDVITGLIKANIPSRIAFAVSSQVDSRTILDMAGAERLLGRGDMLFLPIDAPKPLRVQGALVTGPEIERLCEFWREQADPANRIAISPSELEDDGGGPADELALDAARIIVERQMASVALLQAELKIGHPRAVRLMKILEQFRVVGPAEGTKPRRILVGDADLENLATILAPRNRAQTLL comes from the coding sequence GTGGCTAAGACCACGCTTATGAAGCGCACGAAGGCGGCGCGCTCGCGGCGGGTGGACCCGCTTCCGGGCCTCACCCTGAACTTCGAGATCCTCGGCGTCGCGCTCTACGTGATGGCGGGCCTGCTCGCTATCGCGCTTATCAACGCTCCGCGCGCCGGCGTCTTCGGCGCGTTGGCCAACGCGACCATGCATGCATGGTTCGGGGGTGCGGCGTGGCTGGCCGTGCTCGCGCTCACGGTCATCGCATCGATCATCTTTCTCGAGATCCACGTGCCCAAGATCATGGCGGCCTTCGCCGCGTGTGCAGCGGGAGCGTTCCTTGCCCTTGCCGGTTTCTTCGGCATGGCAGGCGCAGGCGGTCTGGTCGGCGATGCGATCGCGCATGGGCTCAGTGCGCTGTTCGGCATCGCCGGTGCGAACATCGTCCTGGGTTTCGTCGTCGTCGCGTGCATCGTCACGCCGACGGGCATCTCGCTCAAGCGCGTGCTCGGCTCGGTCGGGTCGTCGCTTGCAACCGCCGCGAGCGGGCTTGCCGACACGACGCGCGAGGCGCTGCGCAGATCGAAAGACGCCAACGACGCGGCACACGAGCGACGCTTGGAGGAAGAATCACGCCAAATCGCGCGGACGCCAGACGCGCCGGCGCCGCTGCCGACCGAACCATCGGCGGAGGTCGCCGCAGAAGCGGCCGCGCCGGCTGACGCCATCGAGCCACTGGTGGTGATCGAGCCGGCCGCCGTCCAGTCGTCAGCAGTCGACACGCAGGCGCCACCGAGCGAGACGCTCGAGGCCGCCGAGCCCGCGCCGCCTGTCCGGGCCGAAGCGCGCGCGAAGACACCCCGAGGCGTTCAGCGGTCCGAGGGCGGCTACCGCCTGCCCGACTTCGCGCTCTTCAATCCTCCCGAGAAGCGCGTGCAGAGCGAAGCCAGCGCCGCCATGCTGCTCGAGGAGACGCTCGCGTCGTTCGGCATCGCAGGCAAGGTGACGCACATCGAACGGGGGCCGAGCGTCACGCGTTACGAGATCACGCCGGGGCGCGGCGTGAAGGTCAGCGCCATCAAGTCGCTCTCCGACAACATCCAGCTCGCGCTCGCCGCGCACAGCGTGCGCATCGAGGCCCCGATCCCCGGCAAAGCCGCGGTCGGCATCGAGGTGCCCAACAGCGCCGTCTCGACCGTCGCGATCCGCGAGATCCTCGACCACGTGCCCAAGGGCGAAGGCACGCTCTACTTCGGCCTCGGCAAAGACATCACGGGCCGTCCGATCGTCGCCGATCTCACGCGCATGCCGCATCTGCTCGTCGCCGGCGCGACCGGCGCGGGCAAGAGCGTCTGCCTCAACGTGATCCTCGCTTCGTTGCTGGCGACGTGCACGCCCGACCAGGTGCAGATGCTGCTCGTCGATCCCAAGCGCGTCGAGCTGGCCGAGTACAACGGCATCCCGCATCTGATCGCCGATTGCATCACCGATCCGAAGCTGGCCGCGGGCGCGCTCTACGAGCTCACCAAGGAGATGGACGCGCGCTACGAGCGCTTCGCGCAGGCCGGCGTGCGCAAGATCGAAGAGTTCAACCTGGCGCGTCCGGCCGAGCGCCTGCCGTACATCGTGGTGGCGATCGACGAGCTCGCCGACCTCATGCTGGTCGCGCCGACGCGCGTCGAGACGTCGATCTGCCGCATCGCGCAGCTCGCGCGCGCGACCGGCATCCACCTCGTCATCGCGACTCAGCGCCCGTCGGTCGACGTCATCACCGGTTTGATCAAAGCGAATATCCCGTCGCGCATCGCGTTCGCGGTGTCCTCGCAAGTCGATTCGCGCACGATCCTGGACATGGCAGGCGCCGAACGCCTGCTGGGCAGAGGCGACATGCTGTTCCTGCCGATCGACGCGCCCAAGCCGCTGCGCGTCCAGGGCGCGCTGGTCACCGGTCCGGAGATCGAGCGCTTGTGCGAGTTCTGGCGCGAGCAGGCCGACCCGGCCAACCGCATCGCCATCTCGCCGTCAGAGCTTGAAGACGACGGCGGCGGACCGGCTGACGAGCTCGCGCTCGACGCCGCGCGGATCATCGTGGAGCGCCAGATGGCGTCGGTCGCATTGCTGCAGGCCGAATTGAAGATCGGACACCCGCGCGCGGTCCGGCTGATGAAGATACTCGAGCAATTCCGCGTCGTCGGGCCGGCGGAAGGGACCAAGCCGCGCCGCATCTTGGTCGGCGATGCGGACTTGGAAAATCTTGCGACAATTCTCGCACCGCGGAACCGCGCGCAGACGCTGTTGTAA
- a CDS encoding ABC transporter permease yields MSQAILTADEARIETPHVGVAEDAWRRFRKSPSALIGLTIIVVLAACAIFAPWLSEHRDPLAQNLAATTLPPSFAHPAGTDKLGRDIYTRLLYGARLSVEIGFISVGIGLAIGTLVGLIAGYWGKMLDTVLMGGMDVMLAFPSILLAIAISAVLDQRVSDVVKIFLAVGIVGIPVYARIARASVLQIKEMEYVEAARAVGNSTPMLLFRYLLPNIAVPLVVQATLGVGTAELDSAGLSYLGLGIQPPTAEWGSMLNDARDYWLNAPWALLFPGLAISITVLGFNLLGDGLRDALDPKTA; encoded by the coding sequence TTGTCCCAGGCGATCCTCACGGCCGACGAGGCCCGGATCGAGACGCCGCACGTCGGCGTGGCCGAAGACGCCTGGCGGCGTTTCCGCAAGAGCCCCTCAGCGCTCATCGGATTGACGATCATCGTCGTGCTTGCGGCCTGCGCGATCTTCGCGCCGTGGCTCTCGGAGCACCGCGATCCGCTTGCGCAGAACCTGGCGGCCACGACACTGCCGCCGTCGTTCGCTCATCCAGCCGGTACCGATAAGCTCGGCCGCGACATCTACACGCGGCTGCTGTACGGCGCACGGCTGTCGGTCGAGATCGGCTTTATCAGCGTCGGCATCGGCCTGGCCATCGGCACGCTTGTCGGGTTGATCGCCGGCTACTGGGGCAAGATGCTCGACACCGTGCTCATGGGCGGCATGGACGTGATGCTGGCGTTTCCCAGCATCTTGCTGGCGATCGCGATCTCGGCCGTCCTGGACCAGCGCGTCAGCGATGTCGTCAAGATCTTCCTGGCGGTCGGCATCGTCGGCATTCCCGTCTATGCGCGCATCGCGCGCGCGTCGGTGTTGCAGATCAAAGAGATGGAATATGTCGAGGCGGCGCGCGCGGTCGGCAACAGCACGCCTATGCTGCTGTTCCGCTATCTGCTGCCCAACATCGCCGTGCCGCTCGTCGTGCAGGCGACGCTCGGCGTCGGCACGGCCGAATTGGATTCGGCGGGGTTGTCGTATCTCGGCCTTGGCATCCAGCCGCCGACGGCGGAATGGGGCTCGATGCTCAACGACGCGCGCGACTACTGGCTCAACGCGCCCTGGGCGTTGCTCTTCCCCGGACTTGCCATCTCGATCACCGTGCTGGGCTTCAATCTGCTGGGGGACGGGCTGCGAGACGCGCTCGACCCGAAGACCGCGTAA
- a CDS encoding ribonuclease J, translating into MQHEYFALSPRQGEEGVTKTPTGPYLRVVPLGGCGEIGRNMSVYEINDDIVVIDAGVQFPEEEMLGVDLVINDISYLLERKSKVRGLLLTHAHEDHIGGVAYFLAQLNVPVFGTDVTIALLRGKLKEHKLLDRADLHVVEPGEEIHLGSFTADFISITHSVAGSCSIALQTPVGTVVHTGDFKFDQTPIDGHPSDIATLAQYGEEGVLLLCSDSTNAETPGHTPSERVVGETFNDIFAHCDGRIIVTMFASNVPRLQQTVDAAAKYDRKVCFVGRSMLNVSNIAIEHGYLTLAPGQQIREHEIDDYPPNKLVICTTGSQGEPTSALVRMAARDHRRVKLVSGDTVILSATPIPGNERSIGRTINNLFKLGVDVIYGRQRMAHVSGHGCQEELLMMLNLTKPKYFMPVHGEYRMLVQHARLAQQTGVEASHIFVVDNGEVVQYTTGGAEKVGRIYGGPVYVDGLGVGDVGEVVLRDRKHLSVDGMIVVTVSVDSSDGKVLAGPYITSRGFTFGQAGERDGVLEEVRRAAVDIMESGARAGLTEWTAIREHVHKGLQKFIYDRTKRRPMIVPVVMEV; encoded by the coding sequence ATGCAACATGAATATTTCGCGCTCTCGCCGCGCCAAGGCGAAGAAGGCGTAACCAAGACCCCCACCGGCCCGTATCTGCGGGTCGTTCCGCTGGGCGGCTGCGGCGAGATCGGCCGCAACATGTCCGTCTACGAGATTAACGACGACATCGTCGTCATCGACGCCGGCGTCCAGTTCCCAGAAGAAGAGATGCTCGGCGTCGATCTCGTCATCAACGACATCTCGTACTTGCTCGAACGCAAGTCCAAAGTGCGCGGCCTGCTGCTGACCCACGCGCATGAGGACCACATCGGCGGTGTCGCCTACTTCCTCGCCCAGCTCAACGTGCCGGTGTTCGGCACCGACGTCACCATCGCGCTGCTGCGCGGCAAGCTCAAAGAGCACAAGCTGCTGGATCGCGCGGATCTGCACGTCGTCGAGCCAGGCGAAGAGATCCATCTCGGATCGTTCACCGCGGATTTCATCTCGATCACGCACAGCGTCGCCGGGTCGTGTTCGATCGCGCTGCAGACGCCGGTCGGCACGGTCGTCCACACCGGCGACTTCAAGTTCGACCAGACGCCGATCGACGGCCATCCGTCCGATATCGCCACGCTCGCGCAGTACGGCGAAGAAGGCGTGCTGCTGCTGTGCTCCGACTCGACCAATGCCGAGACGCCGGGCCACACGCCGTCGGAGCGCGTCGTCGGCGAGACCTTCAACGACATCTTCGCGCACTGCGACGGGCGCATCATCGTCACCATGTTCGCTTCCAACGTGCCGCGCCTCCAACAGACCGTGGACGCCGCCGCCAAGTACGACCGCAAAGTGTGCTTCGTCGGGCGCAGCATGCTCAACGTCTCGAACATCGCGATCGAACACGGCTACTTGACGCTCGCGCCCGGCCAGCAGATCCGCGAACACGAGATAGACGACTATCCGCCGAACAAATTGGTCATCTGCACGACCGGCAGCCAAGGCGAACCGACCTCGGCGTTGGTGCGCATGGCCGCTCGCGATCATCGTCGCGTCAAGCTCGTCAGCGGCGACACGGTGATCCTGTCGGCGACGCCCATCCCCGGCAACGAACGCAGCATCGGGCGCACGATCAACAACCTCTTCAAGTTGGGCGTGGACGTCATCTACGGCCGCCAGCGCATGGCGCACGTATCGGGCCACGGCTGCCAAGAAGAGCTGCTCATGATGCTCAACCTCACCAAGCCGAAATACTTCATGCCCGTGCACGGCGAGTACCGTATGCTCGTGCAGCACGCGCGCCTCGCGCAGCAGACCGGCGTCGAAGCTTCACACATCTTCGTCGTGGACAACGGTGAAGTCGTCCAATATACGACCGGTGGTGCCGAGAAGGTCGGACGGATCTACGGCGGCCCGGTCTACGTCGACGGATTGGGCGTCGGCGACGTCGGCGAGGTCGTGCTGCGGGACCGCAAGCATCTATCGGTCGACGGCATGATCGTCGTGACCGTCTCGGTGGACAGCTCGGACGGCAAGGTGCTTGCCGGTCCGTACATCACGTCGCGCGGCTTCACGTTCGGCCAGGCGGGCGAACGCGACGGCGTGCTCGAGGAAGTCCGCCGCGCGGCGGTCGACATCATGGAGAGCGGAGCGCGCGCAGGCCTCACCGAGTGGACCGCGATCCGTGAGCACGTGCACAAGGGCCTGCAGAAGTTCATCTACGATCGCACGAAACGCCGGCCGATGATCGTGCCGGTCGTCATGGAAGTCTAG
- a CDS encoding YIP1 family protein, with product MSSAPETIAQPPAEQANGFVTYLKVLYAPGEAFATLARVPTWGWAAVIGIILTVLGTIIVMPATLHFIHITQEAQLAQMSADKAATAREAMSKIPEAVYSVSGVVGAVIGPWIYWLVGALIYMIGAALGGGEARFKSAWVIAVNLYIIPALGTIVAGVIVMLRGVENVNSSADLYGLPSLAMFVHGSPKLAGFLYGFNVVSIWFFIVAVIALEQVMKMGRVPAIITVAVIALLGAGVLALTAK from the coding sequence ATGAGCAGCGCACCGGAGACGATCGCACAACCGCCTGCAGAGCAAGCCAATGGCTTCGTGACGTACCTGAAGGTCCTGTACGCGCCGGGCGAAGCGTTCGCCACGCTGGCCCGGGTGCCGACATGGGGTTGGGCTGCGGTCATCGGCATCATCTTGACGGTGCTGGGCACCATCATCGTCATGCCGGCGACGCTGCACTTCATCCACATCACCCAGGAGGCGCAGCTCGCGCAGATGAGCGCCGACAAAGCCGCGACCGCGCGCGAAGCGATGTCGAAGATCCCGGAGGCGGTCTATTCCGTGTCCGGCGTCGTCGGCGCCGTGATCGGACCGTGGATCTACTGGCTGGTCGGTGCGCTGATCTATATGATCGGCGCTGCGCTGGGCGGCGGTGAAGCGCGCTTCAAGAGCGCCTGGGTCATAGCGGTCAATCTGTACATCATCCCCGCCCTCGGCACCATCGTGGCGGGCGTCATCGTCATGCTGCGCGGCGTGGAGAACGTCAACTCATCCGCCGATCTGTACGGACTGCCGTCGCTCGCCATGTTCGTGCACGGCTCGCCCAAGCTCGCGGGGTTCTTGTATGGGTTCAACGTCGTCAGCATCTGGTTCTTCATCGTCGCCGTGATCGCGCTGGAGCAGGTCATGAAGATGGGTCGCGTTCCCGCCATCATCACGGTCGCCGTCATCGCGCTGCTCGGGGCCGGTGTGTTGGCACTCACAGCGAAATGA
- a CDS encoding TolC family protein translates to MTARALFAAAALAAWAGPALAAPAPAPAPSGSPTQPMTLAQAVDFGLAHNSSVLKAVASAAEAGATLATARALTLPTVAGELQNQMDKSTGLGQYAVIGVAPAPNFSQNTAAVTGTFNGINLTNIYQARADKQAYDQANEQLYLAREQSISDTETSFYKLVQDRQLTEVADENVNYNRALTQIAEANYKAGKVAGLDELKAQVAYTTALEQLASASADEEDARENLAQLINAPIGQQFALPQAPPEPPLPNLDQKVLDQVALANRPEIAVAQAQLTSAVIANYQVDAPNRPNLALNGAWGNQVSPTNNAQFYNQCVSEGFPPSSCGPGGSHFYEISIVSQWTLPLIDYGTVHAGHASAHRQIDAQTTNLLSAKQQAIIDVDQAVRRILVERQNLTLATSNVGVARQAALISAVQYKVGLATQTDVAAAQQSYLTAARDLLTAQVEYVLGIVRLKLATGTLTGAV, encoded by the coding sequence ATGACCGCACGCGCGCTGTTCGCTGCCGCCGCACTCGCGGCGTGGGCTGGTCCAGCTCTCGCTGCGCCGGCGCCGGCACCTGCGCCGTCCGGCTCGCCGACGCAGCCGATGACGCTGGCGCAAGCCGTCGACTTCGGCTTGGCGCACAACTCCTCAGTGCTCAAAGCCGTCGCGTCGGCCGCCGAGGCAGGCGCAACCTTGGCTACCGCGCGAGCCCTTACGCTGCCGACCGTCGCCGGCGAGCTGCAGAATCAGATGGACAAGAGCACCGGCCTTGGCCAATACGCGGTGATCGGCGTGGCGCCGGCGCCCAACTTCTCGCAGAACACCGCGGCGGTCACCGGCACCTTCAACGGCATCAACCTCACGAACATCTACCAAGCGCGCGCTGACAAACAAGCGTACGACCAAGCCAACGAGCAGCTCTATCTGGCCCGCGAGCAGTCGATCTCGGACACCGAAACCTCGTTCTACAAACTCGTGCAGGACCGCCAGCTCACCGAGGTCGCGGACGAGAACGTCAACTACAACCGTGCGCTGACCCAGATCGCCGAAGCCAACTACAAAGCCGGCAAGGTCGCGGGTCTGGACGAGCTCAAGGCCCAAGTCGCATACACCACCGCGCTTGAGCAGCTCGCGTCCGCCAGCGCGGACGAAGAGGATGCGCGCGAGAATCTCGCCCAGCTCATCAACGCGCCGATCGGCCAGCAGTTCGCGCTGCCGCAGGCGCCGCCCGAGCCGCCTCTCCCGAATCTCGACCAAAAAGTGCTCGACCAGGTCGCGCTGGCGAACCGCCCGGAGATCGCGGTCGCGCAAGCGCAACTCACCAGCGCCGTGATCGCGAACTACCAAGTCGACGCGCCCAATCGCCCGAATCTCGCGCTCAACGGGGCGTGGGGCAACCAAGTGTCTCCCACCAACAACGCGCAGTTCTACAACCAATGCGTCAGCGAAGGTTTTCCGCCGTCGTCGTGCGGACCGGGCGGTTCGCATTTCTACGAGATCTCGATCGTCTCGCAATGGACCTTGCCGTTGATCGACTACGGCACCGTCCATGCCGGTCACGCGAGCGCGCACCGGCAGATCGACGCGCAGACCACCAACCTGCTCAGCGCCAAGCAGCAGGCGATCATCGACGTCGACCAGGCCGTGCGCCGGATACTCGTCGAGCGCCAGAACCTGACGTTGGCCACGAGCAACGTCGGAGTCGCGCGCCAAGCAGCGTTGATCTCTGCCGTGCAATACAAGGTAGGCCTCGCGACGCAGACCGATGTGGCCGCTGCGCAGCAGTCATACTTGACGGCGGCGCGCGATCTGCTCACGGCGCAAGTGGAATACGTGCTCGGCATCGTGCGCTTGAAGCTCGCGACCGGCACGCTGACAGGGGCGGTATGA